Proteins found in one Lysinibacillus fusiformis genomic segment:
- a CDS encoding putative phage tail protein, with amino-acid sequence MISYLPLYLRKSKVFQNIIDAEQKQFNKIDETLLDVRNQMFIDTATWGLAIYEKELKIIPAANADYEQRRAVIKARWQADSKIDRAILEAIASSILQTVVEVAFDGRIIFSFRPDGSKEIKNISTFYEIVEDIKPAHLPMQLEARLMSFVIELSTVHYNYAMPLPICGAVYCEGLPGKGHSSTVEIESKKYSGEVPLPVCGAIYANEVGLW; translated from the coding sequence TTGATTAGTTATTTACCGTTGTACTTGCGTAAAAGTAAAGTCTTTCAAAATATAATTGATGCAGAACAAAAACAATTTAACAAGATCGATGAAACACTACTCGATGTAAGAAATCAAATGTTTATTGATACAGCTACATGGGGCCTTGCCATCTATGAAAAAGAACTAAAAATAATACCTGCAGCTAATGCAGATTATGAGCAACGCAGAGCAGTAATTAAAGCACGTTGGCAAGCTGATAGTAAAATCGATAGAGCGATACTTGAAGCAATTGCTTCTTCTATATTACAGACAGTGGTAGAAGTTGCTTTTGATGGCCGTATCATTTTTAGTTTTCGTCCTGATGGCAGTAAAGAAATAAAAAATATTAGTACGTTTTATGAAATAGTAGAAGACATTAAGCCGGCTCATTTGCCTATGCAATTAGAAGCTCGTTTGATGTCTTTTGTTATTGAGTTGTCTACTGTGCATTATAACTACGCTATGCCATTACCAATATGCGGTGCGGTTTATTGTGAAGGGTTGCCAGGTAAAGGACATTCTTCAACAGTAGAAATTGAGTCGAAGAAATATAGTGGCGAAGTGCCGTTACCTGTATGTGGTGCTATTTATGCAAATGAGGTGGGATTATGGTAA
- a CDS encoding PH domain-containing protein produces the protein MDTIAETIKFAGFGKKKAMAKQIQMFDDRLTDQGETLLAVCASVKGTKQLYVTDKRILLHEIKGIVSNDERSIPLASISSINISNKLVYSTIEIVSTGNKAIIDDVPAHIALEIKSGIENLKAMAKTSSAPAGKVEKDMYDVADEIRELKELLEDELITQEEFDAKKKQLLGI, from the coding sequence ATGGATACAATCGCAGAAACTATTAAATTTGCTGGCTTTGGCAAGAAGAAAGCAATGGCAAAACAAATTCAAATGTTTGATGATCGTTTAACAGATCAAGGTGAAACACTACTCGCTGTTTGTGCATCTGTTAAAGGTACAAAACAGCTTTATGTAACTGACAAACGTATTTTATTACATGAAATCAAAGGCATTGTTTCAAACGATGAAAGAAGCATTCCTTTAGCTTCAATTAGCAGTATTAACATTTCTAATAAGCTTGTTTACTCTACTATTGAAATTGTATCTACTGGAAACAAAGCAATCATTGACGATGTGCCAGCACATATAGCACTTGAAATTAAGAGTGGGATTGAAAATCTAAAGGCAATGGCAAAAACATCTTCTGCTCCTGCAGGTAAAGTGGAAAAGGATATGTATGATGTCGCTGACGAGATCCGTGAATTAAAGGAACTATTAGAGGACGAATTAATAACTCAGGAAGAATTTGATGCGAAGAAAAAGCAGTTACTAGGGATTTAA
- a CDS encoding baseplate J/gp47 family protein, translated as MKNTETIHKEMMDAISNEYQKSEGSFPFDATKPAAIQLEKVYSEVDEVKAKLNIDNLKGDELEMRVYQRTGIERKQATKATEYVEVIGQKASMINVGDKVAADTIFYSAVESVILNDEGKATVLVECDLDGSAGNVPVGAIRLLPVTLSGIVSVVNHVPFTNGYDAESDEDLLKRYYERILTPATSNNKYHYRNWAKEVVGVGDARVFPLWDGPNTVKVIIVDANMQPATQELIEMVQEHIDPGGRGLGDGQSSLGAFCTVVSATTKAIDISFTATLAQGYTKEVVSENVGKSITRYLKEIAFEQGVISYGRIGYEILESEGIIDYENLIVNGSTSNIPVTDEEIAILGGVTID; from the coding sequence TTGAAAAATACTGAAACGATTCATAAAGAAATGATGGACGCTATTTCGAATGAGTATCAAAAATCAGAGGGTTCATTCCCATTTGATGCAACGAAGCCCGCAGCTATTCAATTAGAAAAAGTATATTCAGAAGTAGACGAAGTAAAAGCAAAGCTTAACATCGATAATTTAAAAGGTGACGAGCTAGAAATGCGCGTTTATCAGCGCACAGGCATAGAACGAAAACAGGCTACAAAGGCAACAGAATATGTAGAAGTGATCGGCCAAAAAGCTTCAATGATTAATGTAGGTGACAAGGTTGCGGCAGACACTATTTTCTACAGTGCTGTTGAATCGGTCATACTTAATGACGAAGGAAAAGCAACTGTATTAGTAGAGTGTGATCTTGATGGATCAGCAGGGAATGTTCCTGTTGGGGCTATTAGGCTACTACCTGTTACTTTGTCAGGTATTGTTTCAGTTGTAAATCATGTGCCGTTCACAAATGGATATGATGCAGAATCAGACGAGGATTTATTAAAGCGATATTACGAAAGAATCCTTACACCTGCAACGTCAAACAACAAGTATCATTATCGAAATTGGGCAAAGGAAGTAGTCGGTGTGGGTGATGCGAGAGTGTTTCCTCTTTGGGATGGCCCTAACACAGTGAAAGTAATAATTGTTGATGCGAATATGCAGCCAGCAACACAAGAATTAATAGAAATGGTTCAGGAACACATCGATCCAGGTGGTAGAGGGTTAGGTGATGGACAATCATCCCTGGGCGCATTTTGTACAGTGGTGAGCGCAACAACTAAAGCTATTGATATTTCATTCACAGCTACTTTGGCACAGGGATACACTAAAGAGGTGGTATCCGAGAATGTAGGCAAAAGCATCACAAGATACTTAAAAGAAATTGCCTTTGAACAAGGCGTTATTTCTTATGGTCGTATTGGATACGAAATATTAGAAAGCGAGGGCATTATTGATTATGAAAATCTAATCGTGAATGGATCTACCTCTAATATTCCAGTAACAGATGAAGAAATTGCAATTTTAGGTGGTGTAACTATTGATTAG
- a CDS encoding holin: MDLTNIFMIAMVMVAIVLAVSEVLKKTFKINTQYMPITSVVIGIFIGIVCWPLSEYPAYVMLMAGFVAGLTASGTFDLLKAAKKEGEQ, from the coding sequence ATGGATTTAACAAACATTTTTATGATTGCAATGGTGATGGTGGCTATCGTATTAGCCGTTTCAGAGGTACTGAAAAAGACATTTAAAATTAATACACAATACATGCCAATCACGTCGGTAGTGATTGGTATTTTTATTGGGATAGTTTGTTGGCCGTTATCAGAGTATCCAGCATACGTCATGTTGATGGCTGGCTTTGTGGCTGGTCTAACAGCTTCAGGAACGTTCGATTTGCTCAAGGCTGCTAAAAAAGAAGGTGAGCAGTAA
- a CDS encoding hemoblobin-interacting domain-containing protein yields the protein MGSSSSIHQVVRSTPFVFSFNDDLAWRAAFTSFTFTHNMYGSNVFDYTNEAKFTNGQLEFLNRRFLQDGTWIITIKATGYPDTIVTVISGL from the coding sequence ATAGGTTCTAGTTCTAGTATCCACCAGGTAGTAAGGTCTACACCTTTTGTATTTAGTTTTAATGATGATTTGGCTTGGAGAGCTGCATTTACGAGCTTCACGTTTACTCATAATATGTATGGATCTAATGTCTTTGATTACACAAATGAGGCTAAATTTACCAACGGACAACTTGAGTTTCTAAATCGTAGGTTCCTTCAAGATGGAACTTGGATAATAACTATTAAAGCTACAGGGTACCCAGATACAATTGTCACGGTTATTTCAGGCCTATAA
- a CDS encoding DUF2634 domain-containing protein, which produces MFPDITEEQIQTNIESDEKAAYYGKSFLYDFKKGDFVMQNGKFVEVTGKEAIKVWIEKILRTEKFRFKVYDNGTELQYGITIEDLIVGRSLPQSFVESELKREIHEALLQHPEIESLADMEFLREGSTLTISFTVNLLNGDTLQQEVEFD; this is translated from the coding sequence ATGTTTCCTGATATTACAGAAGAACAAATTCAAACGAATATAGAATCAGACGAAAAGGCTGCCTATTACGGTAAGTCTTTTTTATATGACTTCAAAAAAGGGGACTTTGTAATGCAAAACGGAAAATTTGTAGAGGTCACAGGTAAAGAAGCAATCAAAGTATGGATCGAGAAAATACTAAGAACGGAAAAGTTTCGCTTTAAAGTCTATGATAATGGAACTGAACTACAATATGGTATTACAATCGAAGACTTAATTGTTGGCCGAAGCCTACCGCAATCTTTTGTAGAGTCAGAATTAAAACGTGAAATTCATGAGGCATTACTTCAACACCCTGAAATTGAAAGCCTGGCAGATATGGAGTTTTTAAGAGAAGGTTCTACATTGACTATTTCCTTTACTGTAAATTTATTAAACGGTGATACGTTGCAACAGGAGGTGGAATTTGATTGA
- a CDS encoding N-acetylmuramoyl-L-alanine amidase yields the protein MTRPQKIEFHVGHYGDGTGANSLIDEVQYARKFIKRIYDICIANGVPATYYEDKISKNQIQNINNLIAHHNADRNGFIVSGHLNASGSVTDQAIGAEVLYYDQVAIAKEIVDAICSVSGLKNRGAKKRTDLGVLVRTYEPAILIEFGFVNSKKDIELMDQHFEPICQAVATVLAAHIGYTIKKEGVPVAQTTEAKVIFNDCKTIPAIIKDNRTYVQVREIAGLLGLKLVYNNESKTTKLYEVK from the coding sequence ATGACAAGGCCACAAAAAATAGAATTCCACGTAGGGCATTATGGGGATGGTACGGGTGCCAATAGTTTAATTGATGAAGTACAATATGCTCGTAAATTTATCAAACGAATTTACGACATTTGTATTGCGAATGGTGTACCAGCGACTTATTACGAAGATAAAATTTCGAAGAATCAAATTCAAAATATCAATAATTTAATTGCTCATCATAATGCAGATCGAAATGGATTTATCGTATCTGGCCATCTTAATGCTAGTGGATCTGTAACAGATCAAGCCATTGGAGCTGAGGTGCTATATTATGACCAAGTAGCTATAGCAAAAGAAATAGTAGATGCCATTTGTAGTGTTAGTGGATTGAAGAACCGAGGAGCTAAAAAACGTACAGATTTAGGTGTGCTTGTAAGAACTTATGAACCTGCCATACTTATTGAATTCGGGTTTGTTAACAGTAAAAAAGATATTGAATTAATGGACCAACACTTTGAGCCTATTTGCCAAGCTGTAGCAACAGTGTTAGCTGCACATATTGGATACACCATAAAAAAGGAGGGAGTACCAGTGGCACAGACTACAGAAGCTAAAGTTATATTCAATGATTGCAAAACCATTCCTGCCATTATTAAAGACAATAGGACTTACGTGCAAGTCCGTGAGATTGCTGGTTTGTTAGGTCTTAAACTCGTATATAACAACGAAAGTAAAACCACAAAGTTGTATGAGGTAAAATAA